One Glycine max cultivar Williams 82 chromosome 6, Glycine_max_v4.0, whole genome shotgun sequence DNA segment encodes these proteins:
- the LOC100795009 gene encoding pachytene checkpoint protein 2 homolog — protein MSAHMETELTTDQNGAAYQHSLPVPEDKVLVPVEVTLKPSSTAKIDDVRSAVEGMLEKRSLSYNDGPVPVPLDDAFLADNVQRICVCGCDTDEGMHNDNVLLFWQVKPVVHVFQLSEEGPCEDISCDGQSSSFNEWILPAKEFDGMWESLIYESGLKQRLLRYAASALLFTEKGVDPFLVSWNRIILLHGPPGTGKTSLCKALAQKLSIRFNLRYPQAQLVEVNAHSLFSKWFSESGKLVAKLFQKIQEMVEEESNLVFVLIDEVESLAAARKAALSGSEPSDSIRVVNALLTQMDKLKSSPNVIILTTSNITAAIDIAFVDRADIKAYVGPPTLQARYEILRSCLQELMRTGILTSLQDCKNVMFPNYASAKDRLNTPDFHEDATFMQLCKQLLETAEACEGMSGRSLRKLPFLAHAALANPFECNPIKFLCTMIETAKRERSELPD, from the exons ATGAGTGCTCACATGGAGACGGAGCTCACAACCGACCAAAACGGCGCTGCTTACCAACACTCACTTCCCGTTCCCGAGGACAAAGTTCTTGTCCCTG TCGAGGTAACCCTAAAACCTTCAAGCACAGCTAAAATCGACGATGTTCGTTCCGCCGTTGAGGG GATGTTGGAAAAGAGGAGTTTGAGCTATAACGATGGACCGGTTCCAGTGCCTCTTGATGACGCGTTTCTCGCAGATAACGTGCAAAGAATTTGCGTTTGCGGATGTGATACTG ATGAAGGGATGCACAATGATAATGTTCTTTTGTTCTGGCAAGTCAAGCCTGTTGTACATGTCTTTCAG CTTAGTGAGGAAGGGCCATGTGAGGATATAAGCTGTGATGGCCAATCTTCCAGCTTCAATGAATGGATTCTTCCTGCAAAAGAATTTGATGGCATGTGGGAAAG CTTAATATATGAATCTGGTCTAAAGCAACGGTTATTACGATATGCAGCAAGTGCTTTGCTCTTTACTGAAAAAGGGGTTGATCCATTCCTTGTTTCATGGAATCG catcaTTTTGTTACATGGACCACCTGGGACTGGAAAGACATCTTTATGTAAAGCATTAGCACAGAAATTATCAATTCGATTCAATTTGAG ATACCCACAGGCTCAGCTTGTTGAAGTGAATGCACATTCTTTGTTCAGTAAATGGTTCTCTGAAAGTGGCAAGCTG GTAGCAAAACTTTTccaaaagattcaagaaatggtAGAGGAAGAAAGCAATCTAGTATTTGTATTGATCG ATGAAGTCGAAAGCCTTGCTGCTGCTAGAAAAGCTGCTTTATCTGGTTCTGAACCTTCTGATTCTATTCGG GTTGTCAATGCGTTACTAACTCAGATGGACAAGTTAAAATCATCTCCAAATGTGATAATTCTAACCACGTCCAACATAACTGCGGCTATTG ATATTGCTTTTGTCGATCGAGCCGATATCAAAGCATATGTTGGTCCCCCAACTCTTCAAGCTCGGTATGAAATATTAAGGTCCTGCTTACAGGAACTGATGCGTACAGGGATATTGACTAGTTTACAG GATTGTAAGAACGtcatgtttccaaattatgctAGTGCGAAGGATAGGTTGAACACTCCAGATTTTCATGAGGATGCTACATTCATGCAATTGTGCAAACAACTACTTGAAACTGCAGAGGCATGTGag GGAATGAGTGGAAGGTCGTTGAGAAAGCTTCCATTTTTGGCACATGCTGCACTTGCAAATCCTTTTGAATGCAACCCTATTAAGTTCTTATGTACAATGATAGAAACAGCGAAGAGGGAGCGTTCTGAGCTTCCTgactaa